A DNA window from Rubripirellula tenax contains the following coding sequences:
- a CDS encoding NAD(P)/FAD-dependent oxidoreductase → MESNENLDVVIVGGGLAGLTCAALLTEAGRSVTLLEATERVGGRVRTDVVDGFTMDHGFQILLTAYPACQRMLDYDALRLRYFEPGALIRQSGRFHVLSDPWRRPRHAIATATNPVGTLGDKLRIAKVRSRSRAGTLNDLYHRDDQATIDYLTEAGFSNSMIEGFFRPFIGGVFLDETLSQSSRLFEFVFRMFAEGKVAVPADGMGAIPRQLSDRLPRGTVRLQQSVTALDESRVHLSSGDQLQARQIIVATESTTAARLFGNNDIDTAWNQTTNLYYTAEQSPDDRQLLMIRGDEPGPVQSAVVLSDVAPEYSPGGKALVSVSVGPARDRMDSDYVDRNDVDAIDLAVRDQLRRWFGSPVNRWNRLAVYQVPYGLPRRSLEPVQRSIQAADYGGPKGVMVCGDHCETPSIHGAMNSGIRVAEAIIRQG, encoded by the coding sequence ATGGAATCAAACGAGAATCTTGACGTCGTCATCGTCGGCGGCGGATTAGCAGGACTGACCTGTGCCGCATTGCTGACCGAAGCGGGTCGCAGCGTCACGCTATTGGAAGCGACCGAACGTGTCGGTGGACGTGTACGAACCGATGTCGTGGACGGATTCACTATGGACCACGGATTCCAAATCCTGTTGACCGCCTATCCGGCGTGCCAACGCATGCTCGACTATGACGCCTTGCGACTTCGGTATTTCGAGCCTGGAGCGCTGATTCGCCAATCAGGCCGATTTCATGTGCTGAGCGACCCGTGGCGGCGGCCCCGGCATGCAATCGCCACAGCGACGAATCCCGTCGGTACGCTGGGTGACAAACTTCGCATCGCCAAAGTCCGCAGCCGATCGCGTGCCGGAACCCTGAATGATCTTTACCATCGCGACGATCAAGCAACGATCGACTATTTGACCGAGGCGGGATTTTCAAATTCGATGATCGAAGGCTTCTTTCGACCATTCATCGGCGGTGTGTTTTTGGACGAAACACTGAGCCAATCCAGTCGATTGTTCGAGTTTGTGTTCCGTATGTTCGCCGAAGGCAAGGTTGCCGTGCCGGCTGATGGCATGGGCGCGATTCCTCGACAATTGTCGGACCGTTTACCGCGAGGAACCGTTCGGCTGCAACAGAGCGTCACTGCTTTAGACGAAAGTCGCGTGCATCTTTCTAGCGGCGACCAACTTCAAGCTCGACAGATCATCGTGGCGACGGAAAGTACGACCGCCGCGCGACTTTTTGGCAACAACGACATCGACACAGCGTGGAACCAAACCACCAATCTGTACTACACCGCCGAACAGTCACCCGACGACCGCCAATTGCTGATGATTCGCGGTGACGAACCGGGGCCTGTTCAATCGGCGGTGGTCCTTTCCGATGTCGCGCCGGAATACTCACCCGGTGGCAAAGCTTTGGTCTCGGTAAGTGTCGGACCTGCCCGCGATCGCATGGACAGTGACTACGTAGACCGCAATGACGTTGACGCCATTGACTTGGCCGTCCGTGACCAACTTCGACGATGGTTCGGGTCGCCCGTCAATCGATGGAATCGATTGGCAGTCTATCAAGTTCCTTACGGACTTCCCCGCCGCTCGCTTGAACCGGTGCAACGATCGATTCAAGCGGCCGACTACGGTGGCCCCAAAGGTGTGATGGTTTGTGGCGATCACTGTGAAACGCCCAGCATCCACGGAGCCATGAACAGTGGCATCCGTGTCGCTGAAGCCATCATCCGCCAAGGCTAG
- a CDS encoding outer membrane protein assembly factor BamB family protein, with translation MATKRILTILLTSTVLCSSIRAVGDDWLAFRGDGSGGVAVGPAKLDNSESGNLAWRASMPGKSVAGPIIVDGQVITTSSAGPDGEKIFVTSLDLKSGTTMWEQSFDATGRPFCHESSANAAPTPASDGNRIVAFFSSNDLVCLNTQGELQWYRGLGFESPKAGNDVGMASSPIIAGDVVVVQVESKGESFAMGIDLQTGVTRWRIDRPKSSNWSSPLLITRGDGSQEVVLQSSESVLAVHPGTGATSWTIDEGRATIPSPTSSGGLLMLPGDDLLVLDLVGSDAASTSDDKDNTPAEAWRSGKFSPRNASVVANEDRVYALKGSVLVGGTLGDGEMRWQERLGSIGSGWATPVIAGKRIYAFDQAGNGVVVEDQGDTAEVVSEVTLDDGVLGSPAIADGRLIIRAKETVYCFE, from the coding sequence GTGGCAACTAAACGAATCCTTACGATCCTGCTTACTTCGACGGTGCTGTGTTCATCGATCCGCGCGGTCGGCGACGACTGGCTGGCGTTTCGTGGCGATGGCAGCGGCGGTGTCGCCGTCGGCCCAGCGAAACTCGACAACAGCGAGTCCGGCAACTTGGCTTGGCGCGCGTCGATGCCGGGCAAAAGCGTTGCCGGTCCGATCATTGTCGACGGCCAGGTCATCACGACAAGTTCCGCGGGTCCCGATGGCGAGAAGATCTTCGTCACTTCGTTGGATCTGAAATCGGGTACGACGATGTGGGAACAGTCGTTCGATGCGACCGGTCGCCCGTTCTGTCACGAATCGAGTGCGAACGCTGCACCGACGCCGGCCAGCGACGGAAACCGCATCGTCGCGTTCTTCAGCAGCAACGACTTGGTTTGCTTGAACACCCAAGGCGAACTTCAATGGTATCGCGGGCTCGGATTTGAAAGCCCCAAAGCGGGCAACGACGTGGGCATGGCCTCCTCGCCGATCATTGCCGGTGACGTCGTTGTCGTTCAAGTCGAATCCAAAGGTGAATCCTTCGCGATGGGAATCGACTTGCAAACCGGCGTCACGCGTTGGCGCATCGATCGTCCCAAAAGTTCGAACTGGTCGTCACCGCTGTTGATCACTCGCGGCGATGGAAGCCAGGAAGTGGTTTTGCAAAGCAGCGAAAGTGTGTTGGCGGTACATCCGGGAACGGGCGCAACAAGCTGGACGATCGATGAGGGCAGAGCAACCATTCCATCGCCGACTTCCAGTGGCGGGCTGTTGATGTTGCCCGGCGATGACTTGTTGGTCCTAGATCTTGTCGGCAGCGATGCCGCATCGACCAGCGATGACAAGGACAACACGCCCGCCGAAGCATGGCGAAGCGGAAAGTTCAGTCCCCGCAATGCATCGGTCGTCGCGAACGAAGACCGTGTTTACGCCTTGAAGGGATCGGTGCTGGTTGGCGGCACTTTGGGTGACGGCGAAATGCGATGGCAAGAACGACTCGGCTCCATCGGCAGCGGATGGGCCACGCCAGTGATCGCCGGCAAGCGAATCTATGCGTTCGATCAGGCGGGCAACGGAGTGGTCGTCGAAGACCAGGGCGATACGGCCGAAGTCGTCTCGGAAGTCACGCTCGACGACGGAGTCCTCGGGTCACCCGCCATCGCGGACGGACGATTGATCATCCGTGCGAAAGAAACGGTCTATTGTTTTGAGTGA
- a CDS encoding acyl carrier protein: MALSQEDIFAKVQAALVDALGVDDDEVERSATLVGDLGAESIDFLDIVFKLEKSFDITIPREELSPEDILTNSQYVQDGVVTADGMAELKRRMPWANLSEFEKNPRVQDFGNLLTVGDLCNYVGSKVGE; the protein is encoded by the coding sequence ATGGCACTGTCCCAAGAAGATATTTTCGCGAAGGTCCAAGCCGCTCTGGTCGACGCATTGGGCGTCGATGATGACGAAGTTGAACGCAGCGCGACGCTGGTTGGCGATCTCGGTGCCGAGTCGATCGACTTTCTAGACATCGTCTTCAAGCTTGAGAAGTCGTTCGACATCACGATCCCTCGCGAAGAACTTTCGCCCGAAGACATTTTGACCAATAGCCAATACGTCCAAGACGGCGTCGTCACTGCCGACGGTATGGCCGAACTGAAGCGTCGGATGCCTTGGGCCAACTTGAGCGAGTTCGAAAAGAACCCACGCGTCCAAGACTTCGGCAACTTGTTGACCGTTGGCGACCTTTGTAACTACGTCGGCAGCAAGGTCGGCGAATAG
- a CDS encoding 3-hydroxyacyl-ACP dehydratase FabZ family protein, whose protein sequence is MMKYRQLDRITSLTPGKVLIAERTLRAEEQYLEDHFPRFPVMPGVMMLEALHQAAIWLIRVGDGFQTPLVLLREVRGVKFGDFLAPGETLKITAEVLKVDGNRTTIKANAMKGDRVTVTARLVLETCRSDDPARLGTDEDVRKQAETQFRELFGDVTLSV, encoded by the coding sequence ATGATGAAGTACCGCCAACTCGACCGAATCACCTCGCTAACCCCGGGCAAGGTGCTGATCGCCGAGCGAACGCTGCGCGCCGAAGAACAGTACCTGGAAGACCATTTTCCGCGATTTCCGGTCATGCCGGGCGTCATGATGCTGGAAGCCCTGCATCAGGCGGCGATTTGGCTGATCCGGGTCGGTGACGGGTTCCAAACGCCCTTGGTGCTGCTAAGGGAAGTCCGCGGCGTCAAGTTCGGCGACTTCCTGGCCCCCGGCGAGACGCTGAAAATTACCGCCGAAGTACTGAAAGTTGACGGCAATCGCACCACAATCAAAGCCAACGCCATGAAGGGCGACCGTGTCACCGTCACGGCCCGATTGGTGCTCGAAACGTGCCGCAGCGACGATCCGGCGCGGCTGGGCACCGATGAAGACGTCCGAAAGCAAGCCGAAACGCAATTTCGCGAATTGTTCGGCGATGTTACGCTCTCGGTTTGA
- a CDS encoding M14 family metallopeptidase gives MKPLKLDRRIIVALAALFTFLGYQPLWADPSSKRVRNAGIDSTGTTFVSSNANISITSEFPGGRMNRCDQISDQKFSITIKPERNRINDSAWYAFRVDSIDQDEVTIRLNYVGGTHRYDPKVSRDGKTWKATPELVTRRHPLGREVELTIPLDGKPIWVAGQELLDDSALEDWTQQLSERAHVQRSVIGESVQGRPLHRIDITESENPDYVFIIARQHPPEVSGAIGMMHFVEAIASDTEISKQFRNRYSAVVVPMVNPDGVAHGHWRCNANGVDLNRDWAHFTQPETRAVVDQLLKCRKVQDNSDAGQRLSLFIDFHSTFDDVFYTNPQKSDLYPTGFTENWLGAIQGRFPKYAVQQVENHNADRSTSKAWVAGTLGVTAITYEFGDETDRKTIRSVATGAAEEMMRLLVDLPTETSKPERVAVKANAPANF, from the coding sequence ATGAAACCATTGAAACTTGATCGCAGGATCATTGTGGCCTTGGCTGCGCTGTTCACTTTCCTAGGTTACCAACCCCTCTGGGCCGACCCTTCGAGCAAGCGGGTACGCAATGCTGGCATTGATTCGACCGGTACGACCTTCGTATCCAGTAACGCCAATATCTCGATCACTAGTGAGTTTCCCGGCGGCCGAATGAACCGCTGCGATCAAATCAGCGATCAAAAATTCTCGATCACCATCAAACCCGAACGAAACCGAATCAACGATAGCGCGTGGTACGCGTTCCGCGTTGACTCGATCGATCAAGACGAAGTCACCATTCGCTTGAACTACGTGGGTGGCACCCATCGCTACGATCCGAAGGTCAGCCGCGACGGAAAAACTTGGAAGGCGACACCGGAATTGGTGACTCGTCGGCACCCACTCGGTCGCGAAGTCGAGTTGACGATACCTCTAGATGGCAAACCGATTTGGGTCGCCGGTCAAGAACTGCTCGACGACAGCGCACTTGAAGACTGGACACAACAACTGAGCGAGCGAGCGCACGTTCAACGCAGCGTCATTGGCGAATCCGTTCAAGGCCGACCGCTGCACCGGATCGACATCACCGAATCGGAAAACCCCGATTACGTGTTCATCATCGCTCGGCAACATCCGCCCGAAGTATCTGGCGCGATCGGCATGATGCACTTCGTTGAAGCGATCGCAAGTGACACCGAAATCAGCAAACAATTTCGCAACCGTTATTCGGCGGTTGTCGTCCCGATGGTCAACCCTGATGGGGTTGCGCACGGACACTGGCGATGCAACGCCAATGGCGTCGACTTGAACCGCGACTGGGCGCATTTTACGCAACCCGAAACCCGTGCCGTCGTAGATCAACTATTGAAGTGTCGCAAAGTACAAGACAACAGCGATGCAGGTCAGCGATTGAGTCTGTTCATCGATTTTCACAGCACATTCGATGACGTGTTTTATACCAATCCACAGAAATCCGATTTGTATCCGACAGGGTTCACCGAAAATTGGCTCGGCGCCATTCAGGGACGCTTTCCCAAGTACGCGGTTCAGCAAGTCGAAAACCACAATGCCGACCGATCGACCAGCAAGGCTTGGGTTGCCGGAACTCTTGGTGTCACCGCGATCACGTACGAATTCGGCGACGAGACAGATCGGAAGACCATTCGATCCGTAGCCACCGGTGCTGCTGAAGAGATGATGCGGTTATTGGTCGACCTGCCCACCGAAACAAGCAAGCCCGAACGAGTCGCCGTAAAGGCGAACGCGCCTGCCAACTTCTAG
- a CDS encoding MBL fold metallo-hydrolase RNA specificity domain-containing protein — protein sequence MKLVHHGAHEGVTGSCHQLFWEKDQSLLVDCGIFQGDDARANPNPEINFSIRGIVGMLLTHVHVDHVGRLPYLIAAGFDQPIYCSFPTAKLLPLVMEDSLKIGFTRSRNLIKRFQSKIGQLLRPLPYRVWQEIPGGVKIRLLPAGHVLGSTMFEVELPDGKRVVFSGDLGSGNDPLLRAPATLERADLLVMESTYGDRLHPTTEDRQKTLEDLLRKTLEDKHVTIIPAFSLGRTQSLLYEMNGIFERIQATESRSLMKQVDVIVDSPLASRFTSIYKSLQEYWGIEAQKLLTTDDQPLVFENLTTVGNHREHRDIVNYLSDRQLPAIVIAGSGMCTGGRVVNYLKQFIGNPKTDIVFVGYQAGGTPGNNIRRGSDWVRLDGRRYDVHAKVHQIHGYSAHADQAGLIRFVQSISEPPQQIRLVHGDYQPKQILAEQLTERGYNII from the coding sequence ATGAAACTGGTACATCACGGAGCACATGAAGGCGTCACGGGATCGTGCCACCAATTGTTTTGGGAGAAAGACCAAAGCTTGCTGGTCGACTGCGGCATTTTTCAGGGCGACGACGCCCGCGCGAATCCCAATCCCGAGATCAATTTTTCGATCCGCGGCATTGTCGGGATGCTGTTGACCCACGTTCACGTCGATCACGTCGGGCGGTTGCCGTACTTGATCGCGGCGGGATTCGACCAACCAATCTATTGCAGCTTTCCGACCGCGAAGTTATTGCCGCTGGTGATGGAGGACTCACTAAAGATCGGATTCACACGGTCGCGGAATTTGATCAAGCGATTCCAAAGCAAGATCGGTCAACTGTTGCGACCGCTTCCTTACAGAGTTTGGCAGGAGATTCCCGGTGGAGTCAAAATTCGCTTGCTGCCTGCCGGACACGTGCTCGGTTCGACCATGTTCGAGGTTGAGCTTCCCGACGGAAAACGCGTCGTTTTTTCTGGCGATCTTGGCAGCGGCAACGATCCCTTGTTACGAGCTCCGGCGACGCTCGAGCGAGCCGACTTGTTGGTGATGGAAAGTACCTACGGCGACCGTTTGCATCCGACGACGGAAGACCGGCAAAAAACGCTCGAAGACCTCCTTCGCAAAACGCTTGAAGACAAACACGTCACCATCATCCCTGCTTTCAGTCTCGGACGCACCCAATCGCTGCTTTACGAAATGAATGGAATCTTCGAGCGCATCCAGGCCACCGAATCGCGTTCGCTGATGAAACAAGTCGACGTCATCGTCGACTCTCCCCTGGCTTCACGTTTCACCAGCATCTACAAGAGCCTGCAAGAGTACTGGGGCATCGAGGCCCAAAAGTTGTTGACCACCGACGATCAACCGCTCGTTTTTGAAAACTTGACCACCGTCGGCAATCACCGCGAACACCGAGACATCGTCAACTACTTATCGGACCGACAACTGCCAGCGATCGTGATTGCGGGTAGCGGCATGTGCACGGGCGGGCGCGTGGTCAATTACTTGAAGCAGTTCATTGGCAACCCAAAGACCGACATCGTCTTTGTCGGTTACCAAGCCGGCGGGACGCCCGGAAACAATATCCGCCGCGGCAGCGATTGGGTTCGGTTGGATGGTCGACGTTATGATGTCCATGCAAAGGTTCATCAAATTCACGGCTACTCGGCTCATGCCGACCAAGCCGGATTGATACGGTTCGTCCAGTCCATATCGGAACCACCCCAACAGATACGGCTGGTACACGGCGATTATCAACCCAAACAAATTTTGGCCGAGCAATTGACCGAGCGAGGCTACAACATCATTTGA
- a CDS encoding 3-hydroxyacyl-ACP dehydratase FabZ family protein, giving the protein MRWFWVDRFTEFVSGSHACGIKNISLAEEAVDEYYPGYAMLPPTLIIEGMAQLGGILVAEHFKFEKRVVLAKVGRAEFFQPARTGDQLTYEVKLDAVQEHGATVTSTSHCDGKMQAEIDLMFAFLEAGDTRFPDGPLFAPGDLEGMLRMMNFFHVAVDADGNPVPIYENL; this is encoded by the coding sequence ATGCGTTGGTTCTGGGTTGATCGATTTACCGAATTTGTTAGCGGCTCTCACGCTTGCGGGATCAAGAATATCTCGTTGGCCGAAGAAGCCGTTGACGAATACTATCCCGGCTACGCGATGCTGCCCCCAACGTTGATCATCGAAGGGATGGCACAGTTGGGTGGTATTTTGGTTGCGGAACACTTCAAGTTTGAAAAACGCGTTGTCCTTGCCAAAGTCGGAAGGGCCGAATTTTTTCAGCCCGCGCGGACCGGCGACCAGCTGACGTATGAAGTCAAACTTGATGCGGTACAGGAGCACGGCGCTACCGTTACGAGCACCAGCCATTGTGACGGCAAAATGCAAGCCGAGATCGACTTGATGTTTGCCTTCCTAGAAGCTGGCGACACGCGTTTTCCGGACGGGCCTTTGTTCGCGCCGGGCGACCTTGAAGGCATGCTGCGAATGATGAATTTTTTCCATGTCGCCGTTGATGCGGACGGCAATCCGGTTCCGATTTACGAGAATCTGTAA
- a CDS encoding response regulator: MSKTLLDCGNCGPDFNSIRQMVTSNFNASVVQSHGTEDTLDMLRQRKIDLVTVNRKLDRDYTDGMEVIKAIKADPELSDIPVMLVTNYDEHQDAAVKIGCARGFGKLSIGDAATKAMLEPYLGERKKK; this comes from the coding sequence ATGTCAAAGACTCTCCTGGACTGTGGAAACTGCGGTCCCGATTTCAATTCGATCCGTCAAATGGTGACGTCGAATTTCAATGCCTCGGTCGTGCAGTCGCATGGTACCGAGGACACGCTCGATATGCTTCGCCAGCGGAAGATCGATTTGGTCACCGTGAATCGAAAACTCGATCGCGATTACACCGATGGAATGGAAGTCATCAAGGCGATCAAGGCCGACCCGGAACTGTCGGACATTCCGGTGATGTTGGTCACCAACTATGACGAACATCAAGACGCTGCGGTCAAAATCGGTTGCGCCCGTGGATTCGGGAAACTGTCGATCGGTGATGCGGCGACGAAAGCCATGTTGGAACCCTACTTGGGTGAACGGAAAAAGAAGTGA
- a CDS encoding DMT family transporter, translated as MTPPLGGSGTLVIAIAFGLAAGALVGIQPSVNGHLGRHVVHPLQASLISFASGTAILMVMSVAGGIFPPRFTMSPFSMPWWVWAGGAMGVFMVTSSLILVPRIGSLPWFAAIMTGQVVAAVLLDHYGWLGNDRAVASPVRLAGAGLLIAGLGLIVYAKHSEHLSPSVSIETAADTTHANSADSDPKS; from the coding sequence GTGACGCCACCACTTGGCGGAAGCGGCACGCTGGTCATCGCGATTGCGTTCGGCCTTGCCGCGGGGGCACTGGTGGGAATCCAACCCAGTGTCAACGGTCATTTGGGGCGGCATGTCGTTCATCCGCTGCAGGCTTCGTTGATCTCGTTTGCCAGCGGCACGGCCATCTTGATGGTGATGTCGGTCGCCGGCGGGATTTTTCCTCCTCGCTTCACAATGTCACCGTTTTCGATGCCGTGGTGGGTCTGGGCTGGCGGTGCGATGGGCGTCTTTATGGTGACCAGTTCGTTGATTCTGGTCCCGCGGATCGGCTCGCTGCCCTGGTTTGCAGCCATCATGACCGGCCAGGTCGTCGCTGCGGTGTTGTTGGACCACTACGGATGGCTGGGAAATGACCGCGCCGTTGCGTCGCCGGTCCGGTTGGCCGGGGCGGGGCTGCTGATCGCCGGATTGGGCCTGATTGTGTACGCCAAGCATTCTGAACATTTGTCACCTTCAGTTTCCATCGAAACGGCGGCCGATACGACTCACGCGAATTCGGCCGACTCGGATCCCAAATCCTGA
- a CDS encoding beta-ketoacyl-[acyl-carrier-protein] synthase family protein, whose amino-acid sequence MRRRVVITGIGMINPMGHDAQTVWGGLKEGKSGVARTTLFDATGFPTKISAEVKNWDITDCGEQAEQWASRGRHTKFAVGAAKQAIADSGVMDAIKDPVRFGIYLGSGEGNQDFATFSRMMAAALKDGDYDASKFIAAGLKLLNPEKELEQEPNMPAAHLATMFGAQGPNLNCLTACAASSQAVGEATEIIRRGDADVMLSGGTHSMIHPFGVTGFNLLTALSESNDEPTKASRPFDRLRDGFVLGEGSAMVVLEELEAAKARGATIYGEVAGYGTTADAYRITDIPPDGHGGIAAMRMAIKDAGLTPSQINYVNAHGTSTTVNDKVETLACKEVFGENAAKTPVSSTKSMMGHLIAAAGVTEMIVCLMAMRDSVLPPTINYENPDPLCDLDYVPNVAREAPIKYALNNSFGFGGQNVTLCLSRFEGQ is encoded by the coding sequence ATGCGTCGTCGCGTCGTCATCACCGGAATCGGCATGATCAATCCGATGGGGCACGACGCCCAAACCGTTTGGGGTGGATTGAAGGAAGGCAAGAGCGGCGTCGCACGAACAACGTTGTTCGATGCCACCGGCTTTCCCACCAAGATCAGCGCCGAAGTCAAGAATTGGGATATCACCGATTGCGGCGAACAGGCGGAACAGTGGGCCTCGCGAGGTCGGCACACCAAGTTCGCCGTCGGTGCAGCCAAGCAAGCGATCGCCGATAGTGGCGTGATGGACGCGATCAAAGATCCCGTTCGTTTCGGCATCTATCTTGGCAGCGGCGAAGGCAACCAGGACTTCGCCACGTTCAGTCGAATGATGGCGGCGGCACTAAAAGACGGCGACTATGACGCGTCCAAGTTCATTGCCGCAGGCCTGAAACTGCTCAACCCCGAGAAAGAACTCGAACAAGAACCCAACATGCCGGCCGCCCACTTGGCCACCATGTTCGGTGCTCAGGGGCCTAACTTGAACTGCCTGACCGCTTGCGCGGCATCCAGTCAAGCTGTCGGCGAAGCCACCGAAATCATCCGGCGCGGTGATGCCGACGTGATGTTGTCCGGCGGCACGCACAGCATGATTCACCCCTTTGGCGTGACCGGATTCAATCTGTTGACGGCCCTGTCGGAAAGCAACGATGAACCGACAAAGGCCAGTCGCCCATTCGACCGACTGCGCGACGGCTTCGTGTTGGGCGAAGGATCAGCGATGGTCGTGCTCGAAGAGCTCGAAGCCGCCAAGGCCCGCGGCGCGACGATCTATGGCGAAGTCGCCGGTTACGGCACCACCGCGGATGCCTACCGCATTACCGACATCCCACCCGATGGCCACGGCGGGATCGCCGCGATGCGAATGGCGATCAAGGACGCGGGGCTGACCCCGTCGCAAATCAATTACGTCAACGCCCACGGAACCAGCACAACGGTCAACGACAAAGTGGAAACGTTGGCGTGCAAAGAAGTTTTTGGCGAAAACGCTGCCAAGACACCCGTCAGCAGTACGAAGAGCATGATGGGGCACCTGATCGCCGCCGCCGGTGTGACCGAGATGATCGTGTGCCTGATGGCGATGCGGGATTCCGTGTTGCCGCCGACGATCAACTACGAAAATCCCGATCCGCTTTGCGATCTCGACTATGTGCCCAATGTCGCTCGCGAAGCACCGATCAAATACGCACTCAACAACAGCTTCGGGTTCGGCGGCCAGAACGTGACGCTTTGTTTGAGCCGTTTCGAGGGTCAGTGA